The Musa acuminata AAA Group cultivar baxijiao chromosome BXJ2-2, Cavendish_Baxijiao_AAA, whole genome shotgun sequence genome contains the following window.
CAAATGATGCCAGGTGTTTGCATAAGCAGCAGCTTGGCAGCCTCTGCAAATGGAGGGAGTTGTGGGGCTGTTACCATGGTTAACAGTGATGTACGACTTCTTTGTAAGATCCCTATGAACTCTGTGATCATTGGGCCATCTCTACGGCGCCAGGAACTTCTGAGGTTACACCCCACCAGCTCGAGTAGAACAAGAAGAATGAGTTCCCGGGTTAGAGCTACATGGCCATTCAGGAGCAATGGCAAAGAGATGGATGTCAATATAGAGCGCAGTGAGGCTGCGAACGAGGACATCTTGATTTTCTTTTTTCAGTTGGACTTGGAGACTCGAATCCAGGTAATATTTTCTTGTTACTATACTTATTTCAGTACACTCACTTTCATATTTTGAAGTAGTTTGCCATATCTGGATGTTTAATTAGAGGTGGGGTTGTCTGTTATATTTAATGAAACTAACAGATATTTTCTTCTCTAATGAAATATGAAACATACATTGCTTTGTCATTTGAGAGGGCAAACCTCAGCATTATCATAAAATTGCTTCTTTGCAATCTAGTTGACTAGGTTTCAAGCCATGGAGATAGCCTTTCTGCTTGTGGAGTAAGACTGCGTATGTTGACCCTTTCTAGACCCTTCATTGGTGGGAGCTCATGCATTAGTTACCCTTTTTATACATTTATTTGTCACTTGGACTGTACCTTGCATTTCCTGAACTATTTCGTTTTCAAATCATATGCATCTTTATCTGCTTCATTTTTATACCAACTTGTCTAAAAACTATGCTCTGAGATTCTTTTCTGTTTATTGTCATTGCAGTATGCTTTAAACATGGAACAATATGAAGCTGCTCAACAGTTAAGGAACAAACTTGATGAGGTAGATAACTAAATGGAGGTTTTAAATACAGTAATCTGGTATAACATGCTGATGTCCTACTCCTCTTGGTAGGTTGAAGCAGAAATTATTAAGCAACGGGAAGCTAAAAGGGGTTCGACAAAGAGTGAAGCTCAGGACAAGGCCATAAATCTATTACGACTCCGGTGAGTTTGTTATGATTTTTCCATCAAGATTGATATCAATCATCATGCATTCTTTTGCACATCCAagctaaatatattattttaataggaACCTCTTATTTGATTCTGTACGTAAAAAAGTTTTATCTGCTGCACCATTTTAGATATTTTCTTTGTTAACCATAGCTGGTGCAGTGGCTTGCCTTTTACCCATTTTGTTTCTATCATTCAGTGCTGACATGCAGAAAGCTATAGAGGATGAAAACTATGCTGTTGCTGCTGAGTTGCGTGATGAAATATCCAAACTTGAGGTACAAAGGAGCCTGCTGCTTCTTCCTTGATGTCTATTTCTTGATTCTCTTCTTTATGTAGCACATTCACTATCTATGTCTTGTCATATTCTCATGTGTTCTGTTATTGGTGGCCTCTTGTATGCAGACTGAGATTCTAGCTGCATCAGCAAAAGCTCTTGCTTATGAGAACATCCAATATGCATTTCGTCTTGGGCAGAGAGTACGACATAAAAAGTTTGGTTAGTTTCTGTTCTCTCACCAGCTTTTCTGTTTTATATGGCACATGTACATGGTTTTCTTTTCTGAAGTTTCTGGTATTTTTTATGGAAGGTTCGGATACTGAGATTCAATACATGAGTGTGCATATTTTTTTGGCAAAGTTTAAGGCTCCTTCATCAAAAATCATGTGAAACCAAGCATTATGAAGCTTGTTCCTGGTGAAGCTAGTTTATTACTTGATTGATCATGGATAAGCTTCTAGTGAGTTGATTCTTTCCGAGGAAATTTTACGTGGGAAGCAATGTTTTGTGTCTGAACATTGACCATATGAAGAGAATCATCCCAAGTCCTCTACTTGTTTCCCAGTTTTACAACCAGCCAACAGGGTCTGAAAGATCTAAACTTATTCAACCATCAGTTTCTCGGTTTTGCTTCTAGATAATAGTCCTAATTAAAAAACTTTTAGCATTTCATGCCCTTCCTACCAAACAATGTCTGTGATATGAATTTATATTTTGACTTAATCCATTATCTAATGAAATTTCTATTCAACCTGTAGTTTGGTAGAGATTTTTCATAGTTTAGATGATGTCCATGTACCATACGATGCAGAACATCTTAGCGAGCTTGATCTCTATAAGGTCAGAAATGGAACAAATGTGTTTGGTTTGTGCATGATGTTCGGCAATAGCATAGGTGCATGTCACACAAGTGACTTATTTCagataatattatgatttttaaacaCAGGTATTGTAGTTTGAAGTGCTTTGTTCCATAACATCAcagttgcttcatgtcttgctagttCAATAGGAACTACATTTTCCCATATCCTGAATGATTATTGTTCAACATAATCATCACAGGTTATCGAGCTGTAATTTGTGGCATGGATCCTGTATGCTGTGAATCAAGTTCATGGATGGAGATTGCACATGTTGATAAGTTGCTTCAAGGGCGAAATCAACCATTTTATCAGGTTGAACATATTTAAGAGAAAACCTTGTTAATTATTCTTAGGAATATCTTCAGTTTCAAGCATGAAGCGGAGTCTAGTAGTTCCGCATTGGATATTCAAACTTATCACTTAACTGTCTGGATACAAGATAACATCACTTGTACCTGAAGATTACCTTTTTCATGACTGGTTTCATCACTTGTATCTTTCAAAGTCTTCCCATGAGTCAAATTCTACGATGGCATCTAGGGATAAATCTATCTTGGTAATGCAATCAGATGATGCACATCAATTTGTCTTTGGAAGTGTGGCTCTAATGTATTTTAGAccattgatttcttgatattccttttgaTGTGGCTTTTTTCATTATTCAGGTATTGGTTGATGTACGTGCAGATCCCAATCTTCTAGTCGCATATGGTAAAAGCTTCCTTCTTTAATTCTTAAATTCTCCTATGTGGATCCAGTCTAGCCAACATTCTTTATCAGGCATGCTATTATGTTCAGTTCATCTTGTAACTTCTGAAACTCACTGGACGGGTTTGTGCATGTTAGAAATTGCTTGAGCGTAAGAAAGCAATCCTTGGCTTTTTATGTCTTTTAAGAAAGCACTAAGAGCTTGTGACAAAAAGACTAAGGTCAGGAGTTGTAGTTAATGAGCCTATACCCTTTGCTTCAACAATCAATTTGCTACTATAAGTGGATTGTCTATGACCAAGTTACGTGCAGCCATTCTTCGAAACAAATCTATGGTACTCAAGATCCGAGCTCTTGCCAGATTTCATTATATGTTATGGACATGTAGTCACAATTAGCTTTCAGTTTTTTCTAagatcatgagagagagagagagagagagagagagaaagagattttCCATCATCTTTTCCTAAGTGAGCATAATAGGTTTTTTTCACATGTGGTTGCATTGAGGACTATGTTGATGATAGATAGTTTGTTCCATAAGTCTTCACAAAGTGGTGAATGTCTAGCAAATTAGTCATTTCTCTCTTCTGGGAGCCCATTTTCTACTGATATATTCTTCAATTGTGGAAGATAAAATCTTGACAGTACCTAAATGTGTTTCAATTATCATCAAGAATTttcaatttttctaaggtttgtaaagaaagatattttttttcgCATTTTTATGAAAAGAAACCTACTTTAAGTGGATTGTCTATGACCATGTTTGGTCCTTGTTATGCGCAGCCATTCTTTCAAACAAATCTATGGTAGTCAAGTACTGAGCTCTTGCCAAATTTCATTATATGTTATGGACATGTCAGAATTAGCTTTCAGTTTTTTCTAagatcatgagagagagagagagagagagattttccaCCTTCACATGCGGACGCATTGAGGACTATGTTGATGATAGATGGTTTGTTCTATAGTTTTCACAAAGTGGTGTTTGTCTAGCAAATTAGTATATTGTCTCTCTTCTGGATATATCCATGTATTTCAATCATGGAGGAGAAAATCTTGAAAGTACCTAAATGTGTTACTTTTCTCACCGGAGAATTtacaatttttctaaggtttgtaAATTTTTCTGACATTTTTTATGAGAAGAAACTTCATCACTACTGCAATTATCTTGATTAAGGCGTTCTTAATATTCTTGTCACTGTTACACTATAACTATTTCCAATGGCTTCTCACTGTAAATTCATTATGGATGAATGCTGCAGTTGCAGAAGAGAATCTTTTAGCCAATGAACAACCAG
Protein-coding sequences here:
- the LOC135583335 gene encoding clp protease adapter protein ClpF, chloroplastic-like isoform X4, which produces MMPGVCISSSLAASANGGSCGAVTMVNSDVRLLCKIPMNSVIIGPSLRRQELLRLHPTSSSRTRRMSSRVRATWPFRSNGKEMDVNIERSEAANEDILIFFFQLDLETRIQYALNMEQYEAAQQLRNKLDEVEAEIIKQREAKRGSTKSEAQDKAINLLRLRADMQKAIEDENYAVAAELRDEISKLETEILAASAKALAYENIQYAFRLGQRVRHKKFGYRAVICGMDPVCCESSSWMEIAHVDKLLQGRNQPFYQVLVDVRADPNLLVAYGQV
- the LOC135583335 gene encoding clp protease adapter protein ClpF, chloroplastic-like isoform X2; this encodes MMPGVCISSSLAASANGGSCGAVTMVNSDVRLLCKIPMNSVIIGPSLRRQELLRLHPTSSSRTRRMSSRVRATWPFRSNGKEMDVNIERSEAANEDILIFFFQLDLETRIQYALNMEQYEAAQQLRNKLDEVEAEIIKQREAKRGSTKSEAQDKAINLLRLRADMQKAIEDENYAVAAELRDEISKLETEILAASAKALAYENIQYAFRLGQRVRHKKFGYRAVICGMDPVCCESSSWMEIAHVDKLLQGRNQPFYQVLVDVRADPNLLVAYVAEENLLANEQPDMDRFDHPYASFLFYGMDTAGDFIPIKQLREKYNKPRHEVPVDTSDEDAGGNL
- the LOC135583335 gene encoding clp protease adapter protein ClpF, chloroplastic-like isoform X3 is translated as MMPGVCISSSLAASANGGSCGAVTMVNSDVRLLCKIPMNSVIIGPSLRRQELLRLHPTSSSRTRRMSSRVRATWPFRSNGKEMDVNIERSEAANEDILIFFFQLDLETRIQYALNMEQYEAAQQLRNKLDEVEAEIIKQREAKRGSTKSEAQDKAINLLRLRADMQKAIEDENYAVAAELRDEISKLETEILAASAKALAYENIQYAFRLGQRVRHKKFGYRAVICGMDPVCCESSSWMEIAHVDKLLQGRNQPFYQVVLVDVRADPNLLVAYGQV
- the LOC135583335 gene encoding clp protease adapter protein ClpF, chloroplastic-like isoform X1, with amino-acid sequence MMPGVCISSSLAASANGGSCGAVTMVNSDVRLLCKIPMNSVIIGPSLRRQELLRLHPTSSSRTRRMSSRVRATWPFRSNGKEMDVNIERSEAANEDILIFFFQLDLETRIQYALNMEQYEAAQQLRNKLDEVEAEIIKQREAKRGSTKSEAQDKAINLLRLRADMQKAIEDENYAVAAELRDEISKLETEILAASAKALAYENIQYAFRLGQRVRHKKFGYRAVICGMDPVCCESSSWMEIAHVDKLLQGRNQPFYQVVLVDVRADPNLLVAYVAEENLLANEQPDMDRFDHPYASFLFYGMDTAGDFIPIKQLREKYNKPRHEVPVDTSDEDAGGNL